The genomic segment CGTGACCAGCGAACTGATAGATGCCTTCCCCGATCGCCTTGTCAATCTGCATCCCTCACTGCTACCCAGTTTTCGCGGGATGGACGGCATCGGCCAGGCCCTGAACGCCGGCGTTCGCATCAGTGGTTGCACGGTCCATCTGGTCACGAAAGACCTCGACGCCGGGCCGATCGTGGCCCAGGCCGCCGTTCGTGTTCTTCCAACCGACGACCATGCATCGCTTGCCACACGTATTCGCCAACAGGAACATCGTCTGCTGCCAGCGGCGCTGATGCAGCTCGGTCAGCGCTGGCGTCAGGGATAGAACGCCTGAAGCGGAAGACCTGTCTCAGCATTCAATCCCGCCATCAGGTTCAGGCACTGCACCCCCTGGCCGGCCTGACCTTTCACCAGATTGTCGATCACACTCATCAGCACCAGCTGGCCTGTACGGGTGTCCACCTGCACCGACAGCATGGCCTTGTTGGTGTGGCGCACCCATTTCGTGGCGGGATAGGTGCCCACCGGGAGCACCTCGATGCAGGGGTGATGGCGATAGACCGCCTGAAGCACGGTGGTGCAATCCTCGGCGGTCAGGCCTGGATCGCGGAGACGCGCATAGACGGTGGACAACAAACCACGCACCATCGGCACGAGATGCGGCGTGAATTGAAGCTGCACGGTTTGCCCCGCAACCTCTTCCGCCATCTGTTCGATTTCAGAGGTGTGGCGGTGACCCACTACTCCGTAGGGAGCAATGGCCTCCGATGCCTCAGCGAGCAGCATCGATTGCTTGGGAACCCTTCCGCCGCCAGAGGTTCCTGTCTTGGCGTCGACGATGATTCCGCCGGTTTCGATCAGTCCCTGCTTCAGGAAGGGGAGCAACGGCAGCAGGCTGGCGGTTGGAAAGCAGCCAGGGGCCGCCACCAGCGCAGCCTCGGCAATGGCCGGTCCATGCCACTCCGGCAGGCCGTAGATAGCCTGACTGCACAGGTCAACGTCCTGGCGGTTCAGATCCTGTGCTTCCTGGACATACACCTGACTCCAACGATCCAGTGATCGGTAACGAAAGTCAGCCGAGAGATCGACAACGCGCACACCCCGTTGCAACAACTGAGGGGTCAGCTGACTCGACAGACCATTGGGGAGGCTGAGAACTGCGAAATCAGCGGCTTCGGCAATCCGCTCCGGATCGACCGTCTGAACCGTCGGATCATCGGGTAAGGGGAGAAAGGGGCAAATCGCACTCCAGTGCTGTCCAGCGCTGCGTTCTCCCCCGAGGTAGCTGACGACCAAACCAGGGTGGCCCTGCAGCAAACGCACGGTCTGGAGCCCTCCGTAGCCAGAGGCACCGATGACAGCGACGCGAGCCGTCCGCGACGACGCCATGCCAGTCAGCACAGATGGATTGCTGCTGTCCATGGGCGGCCATAACCGCGCCTGATCGTACAGGTATCGATAATGACAATTGAATCCTCCACATCAGGCTCCTGGCTCTCGATTCGATTCCCGATGCCCTTGCCGCCATCCGCAACGGTGCCTGCGTGGTGGTGGTCGATGACGAACAGCGGGAAAATGAAGGTGATCTGATCTGCGCGGCGCAGTTCGCGACGCCGGAGGCGATCAATTTCATGGCCACGGAGGCACGCGGACTGATCTGCCTTGCCATGGAGGGGACGAGGCTCGATGAGCTGGACCTCCCCCTGATGGTGGACCGCAACACCGATGCCAATGAAACCGCCTTCACGGTGAGCATTGACGCTGGCCGGGAACATGGCGTCAGCACAGGCATTTCAGCTGAGGATCGCGCCCGCACGATTCAGGTCGCTCTGCAACCGGACACCCGACCTCAGGATCTGAGGCGCCCCGGCCACATTTTTCCGTTGAGAGCGCGCAAGGGAGGTGTTCTGAAGCGCGCTGGACACACGGAGGCCGCTGTTGATCTGGCCCAGATGGCAGGTCTCACCGCAGCCGGCGTGATCTGTGAGATCCAGAACCCCGATGGATCCATGGCACGCCTCGCGGAGCTGCGCCAGTACGCGCGTCAGTGGGGTTTGAAGCTGATCAGCATCGCCGACCTGATCAGTTACCGGCTGGCCAACGAACGCTTCGTCCAGCGACAGGCCCATGCGGTGCTGCCGAGTCAGTTCGGATCGTTTCAGGCCATCGGTTACCGCAATGTTCTGGATAACTCAGAACACGTCGCACTGGTCAAAGGGGACCCGGCATCGCTGCAGGAACCGGTGCTCGTGCGCATGCACTCCGAATGTCTCACCGGTGATGCGTTCGGGTCGCTTCGTTGCGATTGCCGCCCACAGCTCGAAGCCGCCCTGCAACGAATCGAACAGGAAGGGGCGGGCGTCGTGGTGTATCTGCGGCAGGAGGGACGTGGAATCGGCCTGATCAACAAACTGAAGGCTTACAGCCTTCAGGACGGTGGTCTCGACACCGTGGAAGCGAATGAGCGCCTCGGCTTTCCAGCTGATCTGCGCAATTACGGGGTGGGGGCGCAGATTCTCTCGGATCTCGGCATACACCGTTTACGCCTGCTCACCAACAACCCACGCAAAATCGCCGGGCTCGGTGGTTACGGGTTGCAAGTCGAGGAGCGCGTCCCACTGGTGATGGATGCCGGCCGGCACAACGCCGATTACCTGGCCACCAAGCGAGACAAACTTGGCCATCTCTTCATCGATGGCAGTCCATGCACGGTTCTGGCCCTCGCCGTCAGCGGTGACAGCAGCCTCTGGCCCGATCTTCGCTTGCGCGCTGAAGCACTGGCCAGAGCGCAGGGCCTGACCCTTGAGCCCCTGCATGCCTCGCGTCTTCTGGCTCTTTGGGAACGGCCTCAGTTCGTCTGGAAATTGCTGCCTGGAACCGACGATCCAGGGCCGTTGCTCAAGGCGATGGCCCTCTGGCCTGAAACCAGCAGGCTCGGTCTGATGCGCGTCGCCAGCGAACAGACGGCCCTGCATCCACCCCAGACCCTCGAACGGCTGGATTGTTCACTCGACGATCTCAGGCTCGAGAACGCCCGGATCGGAACGTTCAACGAGCCCTGCCTGATTCACTGGCGGATCAGCCGCTGATTCAGCCCTGAATGGTCACCTTGTTGATCCTGGAACCGTTGCTCAGCTTCATCACCACATCCATCGATCCGGTCAACCCGAAAACGGTGTGAACACCATCGAGGTGGGGCTGGGCTTCGTAGCAGATGTAGAACTGCGATCCACCGGTGTTCTTGCCGGCATGGGCCATGGCCAACGTGCCCGCCTGATGCTTCTGGCCATTGATTTCACAGTTGATCTGATAACCGGGGCCTCCGGTTCCAGGCATCCCCTTGGCGCCCGCGCGGGTGTTGGGACAGCCACCCTGGGCCATGAAGCCTGGGATCACGCGGTGAAACGCCAGACCGTCGTAGAAGCCTTCGTTCACCAGCTTCACAAAATTGGCAACGGTGTTCGGGGCGTCGGTATCGAAAAGCTCGAGCTCGATCAGGCCTGCGTCGGTGTCCATCAGGGCCTTGGTCATGGTGGCGCGAGCAAAACTGGAGTGTAGGGATGGATCCCCTGATGACAGTGTCACCCGATCTCAGCCAGGCTCGCGTTGGGGTGATCGGCGGCAGCGGCCTTTACGCGATGCCAGGGCTTGAAGACGTGCGTGAGCTGACGGTGCAAACCCCGTTCGGCGAGCCATCGGATGCGTTTCGACTTGGGCGTCTGAAGGGAATGGAGGTCGTCTTTCTGGCGCGGCACGGACGCCATCACCAACGGCTTCCCCGGGAGGTTCCCTATCCCGCCAATCTCTGGGCGATGCGCAAGCTCGGTGTGCGCTGGCTGATCTCCGTCTCAGCCGTCGGCTCGTTGCAGGAGCATCTGCGCCCGCGCGACATGGTGGTGCCCGACCAGTTCATTGATCGCAGCTATCAACGACCGCAGACATTTTTCGGGGATGGTTGCGTCGCCCACGTGAGCCTCGCCGATCCCTGCTGTCCGATCCTGAGCGAGCTGCTGGCGAAGGCAGCCGATGCCGCCATGCCTCAAGGCCATCAGCTGCACCGTGGCGGAACCTATCTGTGCATGGAAGGGCCGGCCTTTTCCACAAGGGCTGAAAGCAAGCTCTACCGCAGCTGGGGTTGTTCGGTGATCGGCATGACCAATCACACCGAAGCGCGCCTGGCCAGGGAGGCGGAGATCGCGTATGCCTCCCTGAGCATGGTGACCGACTTCGACTGCTGGCATCACGAGCACGATGCCGTGAGCGTTGAACTGGTGATTGACAACCTGCAGGCCAACGCAGCGGCCACCGGTCCGATTCTGGATGGCCTGATGCAGCGGATCGGAGAGAGACGACCGGCATCGTCAGCCCATACCGCTCTCGCCCATGCCCTGGTGACGCCCAGGGATGTCGTTCCGATCGAGACACGACGTCGACTCGACCTGCTGACATCTCCCTACTGGGGGAGCTGCGATCAGATCTGAAGCGACCCGCCGAGGGCAGTCAGCGCGGAACGCAACTGCTGGTTGTGATCGACCAGACGCAGTTCAGCCTCATGGCGATCCAGATCAGCGGCTGCCATCAACAGGGCAAGCTTCACGGAGCCGTCGGTCTGATCCAGCAATCGCAGACCTCGCTCACGATCCACACCCGCGAGATCCCGCAGAATGCGCAGGGAACGGTCGACAAGCTTGCTGTTGCTGGCAGCAACGTCAACCATGCGGTTGCCGTACACCTTTCCAAGGCGGACCATCACCGCCGTGGAGAGGATGTTGAGGGCCATCTTCGTTGCCGTTCCGGCTTTCAGACGGGTGGACCCCGTCAGCAGTTCCGGCCCCGTCAGAAGACGGATGTCGATGTCGCAGGGAAGTGGTGCCTGTTCCGTGGGAACGCAGGCCATGGCAATCGCCAGCGCACCGATCGCTTTGGCGTAGGCGAGCCCTCCCCGCACGTAGGGCGTGGTGCCACCTGCGGCGATACCCACCAGGCAGTCCTCGGCACAGAACGACCGCGCATCAAGATCCGCGCGGCCTGCCATCTCCTGGTCTTCGAGGCCCTCGGAACTGCGCAGCAGCGCCTCCGATCCACCGGCCAGCACGCCCTGCACCATCTCGGGATCACTGCAGAAGGTCGGCGGGCACTCCGCCGCATCCAGGACACCCAGACGACCTGAGGTGCCAGCCCCGAGGTAGTAGAGGCGACCACCGCAACGGAGCCGTTCAGCGATGGCATCAACAGCCTCTGAGAGTGCTGGAGCAGCCCCCGCCACGGCCTGTTGAGGACGCAGATCCTCCTCGATGAACAGGTTCACCAGAGAGGGCGTCTCCAGCTGATCGAGGTTGATGCTCAGGGGATTGGCCTGCTCCGTGAGCAGGTGACCTCGATCTTCGGAAGGCTTCAGATCCTTATGGACGTTGGCCATGGTTCAGAGCAACCCCTCCAGACGTTGACGCAAGGCATCCAGCTCAGGGTTTGAATCGACCTGGGACTCATCGTCCTGGACTGTCACCGGTGCTGACCCGTCCTGGTCCTGCCAGTTGCTGACATCCTTGTTGGCTTCCGGAGGGGCCATGAACAGCCGCTCCTCGTCAGTGCTGGGAACAAAGCCGGCTTCGATGAAGCGCGCCTCGTAGCCGGCATCGCTGCAGAACAGCTCAACCTCCTCTCGATCCAGACCCTCAACGGTCGGTACAGGGAAGTCCTGAGCCTCGAGAAGTCCCGCGTAACGCTCAGCGTCATCAAGGTTCTCGAACAGAAGCACCACGGTCCGTCCGCCGACCTCGAGGGAATGAATGCCTTCGCTGTCACTGCCGGCGTCGAACAGGAGAACGTGCACTCTCATGGCATCGCTGAGCAGACCGGGAGTCTGTCACTGATCATTTGTGGCTGCTCATGAATCGGCTGCTCCTCGAGGCTGATGCAGATCTCAGAGACCATCAGCCTCGAGGGCCAGTTCCTGCAGTCGGCGGTAGAGAGCGCGCTCTGCATCGCCAAGATCGGCTGGGATCACGATCACAATTTCAACGAGCTGATCACCACGACGATCGTCCATTTCCAGACCTCGATCCCGCAGACGCAGCAAGCGGCCGCTGGAGGAGCCAGGTGGGACCTGGAGGGTCACAGGACCATCCAGGGTGGGAACATCAACGGCGCAGCCGAGGGCAGCGTCCGGAGGGAACAGCTCGAGTCTGTAGTGGACTCTCAGGCCATCAATTCTCAGGCCCTCTGGCGTCACAACCCTCAGTTGAAGAAAGTGGTCACAGCCACCGGCCGCGACACCCTCCAGACGCAAACGCCAGCCATCGCCGGCCAACGGCGGAGTGTCCAGCTCCACGACCATGCCACCGTCCAAGGTCAGCTCGACGGTGGTGCCGTACAACGCCTGTTCGGGAGTGAGCTCCACAAGGGATTCAAGATCTTCGCTCGCCCTGACCGGCGGTGGACTGGGGGGACTCGTGACCGGGGGCTCCGTCCGAGCCGATGGCGCGCCCTCGGGGCGGGGGGTCGCGACCGGTTCAGGCTCGACAGAGGTGCTGGCTCGACCCAGAACCACGTCGAGATAATCCTCGAAATCGGGAAATCCACTGGCGAACGGGTCGTCGCTGGCGCCACCCGGAACAGCGCCGGTCTCCCAGGCCTGGCGCCGCCGTGGATCACTGAGAACCGCATAGGCCTCGTTGACGAGTTTGAAGCGCTCTTCAGCAACGGGGTCATTGCCGTTGAGATCCGGATGCCAACGCCTGGCCTCACGACGGAACGCCCGCTTCAGCTGCTTGGCATCACTGTCTGGCGGCAGTCCCAGTAAGGACCAGTAATCCGGTTCAGCGACGGAAGTCATCGTCCCAGGGATCAAGATCTCGCCGGCTCATGCCGCGACTGCGTGCGGGAGGACGCCCGGAATTCGCCCACGGGTCATCCTCCCAGTCGTCATCCGAAAACAACTCATCTTTCAGGGAACCAAGGGTGTTGCGGATGCCTTGCAGGGGATTGCTGTCGACCTGTCGTTCCGCCGACAAGCGACGGTTGAGGCCGAACAGAGCCTCTTCCAGGCCACTGGTGGCGAGATCGAGATCCTGCAGATTCTCCTGATCCAGACAGTCCTGAACATCGCGCATCGCCATCTCCACCGCTCGCTGCTGACGCTCGGCTCCGTACGGCCCGAATTCCAGTGCTGCATCCCGTAAACGGCGTTCAGCCTGGGCCACCAGGGTCTGCGATCGGTTGCGCCGTTCGACCTGCTTGCGGACTCGGCGATCCTCATCTGCACGGGCTTCAGCCTCCGCCAGCAGGGCCTGAACCTCATCCTCATTGAGATTCGAGCCACCTTGAATCGAAACCGACTGCTTGCGTCCGGTGGTTCGATCGGTTGCGCTCACCTGCAGCAGGCCGTTGGCGTCGATGTCGAAGGCAACCTGCACCTGCGGCACGCCCCTCGGAGCTGGAGGAATCCCGGACAAGCGGAAGCGACCAAGGGATTTGTTGTCGGAAGCCATCTGACGTTCCCCCTGCCAGACATGGATTTCAACGGAGGACTGATTGGCTTCCGAGGTGCTGAAGACATCGGACTGACGGACGGGGATGGGTGTGTTCCGGGGAATCAGAACCTTCATCAGTCCACCGACGGTCTCGAGGCCGAGGGACAGCGGTGTCACATCGTTGAGCAGCAGATCCCTCAGTTCACCCGTGAGGATGCCGGCCTGAACCGCTGCACCGATGGCCACCACCTCATCGGGATTGACGGACTGACAGGGATCGAGTGGCACCAAGGTTCGGACCAGCTGTTGAACCATGGGCATCCGCGTCGCGCCACCAACCAGAACCACATCATCCACATCGTCAGCAGCCCAGCCGGAATCCCGCAAGGCCGCCTGAACCGGACTCAGGAGGCGATCGAGCAGGTCTGGACAGAGGGATTCGAAGGTGGAGCGATCGAGGGAGGTCTCGATGTGCAGCGGTCCCTCGGGTCCGGTGGCGATGAACGGCAGCGAGATGGGAGTGCTGAGAACGCCGGACAGTTCCTGCTTGGCCTTTTCTGCCGCCTCGGTCAGCCGCTGCAAGGCCTGACGATCACGCCGCAGATCGATCTCATGCTCCTTCAGGAAGGCATCCGCCATCCAGTTCACGATCCGTTGATCAAAGTCGTTGCCTCCCAGTTGGGTATCCCCGTTGGTGGACTTGACGTCGAAGACCCCGTTTGCGATCCGCAGCAGGGACACATCAAACGTTCCGCCGCCAAGATCGAAAACCAGGACCCGACGCACCGCACTGCGGTCAAAGCCGTAGGCCAGGGCTGCCGAGGTGGGCTCGTTCAGGATTCGCTCGACTGAAATCCCAGCGAGTCGACCGGCATCACGGGTCGCCTGACGCTGCGCATCGTTGAAATAGGCCGGCACCGTGATCACAGCGGCTTCGACCGTTTCCCCCAGGTAGGTGGAAGCATCATCCACAAGCTTCCGAATGATGCTCGCAACGAGTTCTTCAGGGGCGTACTCCCGCTCAGTGAGGGGACAGGGGATACGGACCTGACCTCTGTCATTGGCTCGAACCGTGTAGGGAACGGTGAGGCTGCTGTCGTCAAGTTCATCCCATTCACGCCCGACAAAACGCTTGAGATTCGAAAAGGTGTTGCGGGGGCTCAACACCAGCTGACGTCGGGCCAGCTGACCGACCAGCAGCTCCTGATCCTTGCTGTATCCGACGACAGACGGTGTGGTTCGACCGCCCTCGGCATTAGCGATCACCTGGGGACGGCCGGCTTCCAGCACTGCAACGACAGAGTTTGTCGTCCCCAGGTCAATCCCGACGATCCGCCCCATGACTGCGCGCTTGGAACCCCCACGCTACCGACATCATCCAGTCTGCAAGCTTGAAAAACCGCTCTGTTAAAGCGTTCTTAGTGACCCAAAGCACGTTGGCAGATAGTTTGGCCGGGTGCTTGATGCAAACGGATGTCCAGCGGTGCAGACCAGCTCTACCGACTTCGACACCGTCCGCCATCAGAGAGACTGGTGGATATTGGCTTCAAAAATGTCGTTGTGATTCTGGCCTCAATGGTGGCCTTGATTCTTTTTGCAATCCTGCTTGTTGTCTTCCTTGGTGGCCTTGAATCGATGGGTCGCTACGGATGGTCATTCTTAACAACTTCAAACTGGAATCCGGTTGATGATGAATACGGAGCAGCCGCAGCGATTTACGGAACCCTTGTTACATCCTTTTTGTCTCTATTAATTGCCGTTCCTCTCGGCGTAGGCACTGCAATTTTCATCACAGAAAATATTATCCCGCGTGCAATCAGACAGGTCATTGGAGTGATGGTGGAACTCCTCGCTGCGATTCCTTCGGTGGTTCTGGGCCTCTGGGCGATCTTCGTGATGGAACCGTTTATTCGCCCCGCCCTTGACTTGCTTCACACCCTGCTGTGGTGGCTGCCCTTCTTCAGCACACCGCCCATGGGTCCTGGAACAATGCCGGCCGTTCTGATTCTGGTTGTGATGATTCTGCCGATCATCACAGCGATCTCAAGGGACTCCCTGAATCAGGTCCCGACAAAGCTGAGGCAGGCTGCCTATGGCATCGGAACGACGCGATGGGGGGCCATCTTGAATGTGATTCTTCCGGCCGCGATATCTGGAATTGTTGGTGGTGTGATGCTGGCGCTGGGACGAGCGATGGGAGAAACCATGGCAGTCACAATGATTATTGGAAACTCCAACAATTTCAATCTCTCGTTGTTGGCACCTGGGAACACGATTGCATCCATGCTTGCCAATCAGTTTGGTGAAGCTGACGGTTCTCAGGTGTCATCACTGATGTATGCAGCTTTCGTGTTGATCGTTATGACGTTGGCCGTCAATATCATTGCGCAATGGATGGTGAGAAGACTCAGTCTTAAATATTGATCCAATGGTTACTATCTCCCAGACTCAATCGATCAACAAGCGCACAGATCTGACTTACAAGCCAGATATCAAGCGTAATATTATCAGTCGCATTCTCACCATCCTGGCCGGACTTTTTTCAACGGTTTCCGTTTTACCACTGATCCTGGTGCTTGGTTATGTTCTTCTCAAAGGCGCATCCAAGATCAGCCTCACACTGTTAACCGAACTGCCCCCTCCACCCGGCCTGGATGGCGGCGGCATCGGAAACGCCTTGGTTGGAACGTTTGTCGTTACGGCAGTTGCTGCATTGGTTGCCATTCCAATCGGGGTTGGTGGTGGCATTTATCTGGCCGAATACTCCCGCAGTGGACCCTTCGCTCAATTCATAAGATTTGGGACCAATGTTCTCTCCGGCATCCCATCAATCATCGCCGGTGTATTCATCTACGGGACGATCGTGACCAGCCGGATTGTCTTTGGCAATGCCTACAGCGCACTTGCCGGAGGCATGGCACTGGCGATTTTGATGTTACCGACAGTGATCAAAACAACCGACGAGGGACTGAAACTCGTTCCCAATGATTTGCGGCGAGCCTCACTTGGTGTTGGAGCATCACGCTTCATGACCATCATTCGTGTCACGCTCCCCTCAGCCTTTACACCCATTGCCACTGGCATCGTGCTCGCGATTGCCAGGGCCGCTGGAGAAACAGCACCGCTGATCTTCACGGCCCTGTTCTCACAGTTCTGGCCAGACAGTCTGTTCAACCCAATCGCCACGCTCTCCGTACTGATCTACAACTTTGCAAACATGCCCTACGACGCGCAGATTGAACTGGCCTGGGCCGCTTCCTTTGTTCTGGTGGCACTGGTCCTGATCCTCAATCTTTTCTCCCGCTGGCTGGCTCGATTCGCCTCAAGGTGATCGACAATCCAATGCTGCTCCTGTCCTCCTGAGCCCCCGTTCTGCGTCATGACCGCAACAACCCAACAGACCGAGCAGCACCAACAGGCGAGTGAGACTGCGATATCCCTCCAGAACGTCACCATCAGCTACGGCCAGTACGAAGCTGTTCGAAACGTTTTTTGCGAGATTCCACGCGGCAAGGTCACAGCCTTCATCGGGCCTTCAGGCTGCGGTAAATCAACTGTTCTGCGTTCGCTCAATCGCATGAACGACTTGATTGAGGGCTGTTCATTGAAGGGACGCGTCTTGTTTGATGGTGTTGATTTATA from the Synechococcus sp. KORDI-100 genome contains:
- the argC gene encoding N-acetyl-gamma-glutamyl-phosphate reductase → MDSSNPSVLTGMASSRTARVAVIGASGYGGLQTVRLLQGHPGLVVSYLGGERSAGQHWSAICPFLPLPDDPTVQTVDPERIAEAADFAVLSLPNGLSSQLTPQLLQRGVRVVDLSADFRYRSLDRWSQVYVQEAQDLNRQDVDLCSQAIYGLPEWHGPAIAEAALVAAPGCFPTASLLPLLPFLKQGLIETGGIIVDAKTGTSGGGRVPKQSMLLAEASEAIAPYGVVGHRHTSEIEQMAEEVAGQTVQLQFTPHLVPMVRGLLSTVYARLRDPGLTAEDCTTVLQAVYRHHPCIEVLPVGTYPATKWVRHTNKAMLSVQVDTRTGQLVLMSVIDNLVKGQAGQGVQCLNLMAGLNAETGLPLQAFYP
- the ribBA gene encoding bifunctional 3,4-dihydroxy-2-butanone-4-phosphate synthase/GTP cyclohydrolase II; translated protein: MVDDEQRENEGDLICAAQFATPEAINFMATEARGLICLAMEGTRLDELDLPLMVDRNTDANETAFTVSIDAGREHGVSTGISAEDRARTIQVALQPDTRPQDLRRPGHIFPLRARKGGVLKRAGHTEAAVDLAQMAGLTAAGVICEIQNPDGSMARLAELRQYARQWGLKLISIADLISYRLANERFVQRQAHAVLPSQFGSFQAIGYRNVLDNSEHVALVKGDPASLQEPVLVRMHSECLTGDAFGSLRCDCRPQLEAALQRIEQEGAGVVVYLRQEGRGIGLINKLKAYSLQDGGLDTVEANERLGFPADLRNYGVGAQILSDLGIHRLRLLTNNPRKIAGLGGYGLQVEERVPLVMDAGRHNADYLATKRDKLGHLFIDGSPCTVLALAVSGDSSLWPDLRLRAEALARAQGLTLEPLHASRLLALWERPQFVWKLLPGTDDPGPLLKAMALWPETSRLGLMRVASEQTALHPPQTLERLDCSLDDLRLENARIGTFNEPCLIHWRISR
- a CDS encoding peptidylprolyl isomerase, producing MTKALMDTDAGLIELELFDTDAPNTVANFVKLVNEGFYDGLAFHRVIPGFMAQGGCPNTRAGAKGMPGTGGPGYQINCEINGQKHQAGTLAMAHAGKNTGGSQFYICYEAQPHLDGVHTVFGLTGSMDVVMKLSNGSRINKVTIQG
- the mtnP gene encoding S-methyl-5'-thioadenosine phosphorylase, with amino-acid sequence MTVSPDLSQARVGVIGGSGLYAMPGLEDVRELTVQTPFGEPSDAFRLGRLKGMEVVFLARHGRHHQRLPREVPYPANLWAMRKLGVRWLISVSAVGSLQEHLRPRDMVVPDQFIDRSYQRPQTFFGDGCVAHVSLADPCCPILSELLAKAADAAMPQGHQLHRGGTYLCMEGPAFSTRAESKLYRSWGCSVIGMTNHTEARLAREAEIAYASLSMVTDFDCWHHEHDAVSVELVIDNLQANAAATGPILDGLMQRIGERRPASSAHTALAHALVTPRDVVPIETRRRLDLLTSPYWGSCDQI
- the murQ gene encoding N-acetylmuramic acid 6-phosphate etherase is translated as MANVHKDLKPSEDRGHLLTEQANPLSINLDQLETPSLVNLFIEEDLRPQQAVAGAAPALSEAVDAIAERLRCGGRLYYLGAGTSGRLGVLDAAECPPTFCSDPEMVQGVLAGGSEALLRSSEGLEDQEMAGRADLDARSFCAEDCLVGIAAGGTTPYVRGGLAYAKAIGALAIAMACVPTEQAPLPCDIDIRLLTGPELLTGSTRLKAGTATKMALNILSTAVMVRLGKVYGNRMVDVAASNSKLVDRSLRILRDLAGVDRERGLRLLDQTDGSVKLALLMAAADLDRHEAELRLVDHNQQLRSALTALGGSLQI
- a CDS encoding DUF3110 domain-containing protein: MRVHVLLFDAGSDSEGIHSLEVGGRTVVLLFENLDDAERYAGLLEAQDFPVPTVEGLDREEVELFCSDAGYEARFIEAGFVPSTDEERLFMAPPEANKDVSNWQDQDGSAPVTVQDDESQVDSNPELDALRQRLEGLL
- a CDS encoding DnaJ domain-containing protein; protein product: MTSVAEPDYWSLLGLPPDSDAKQLKRAFRREARRWHPDLNGNDPVAEERFKLVNEAYAVLSDPRRRQAWETGAVPGGASDDPFASGFPDFEDYLDVVLGRASTSVEPEPVATPRPEGAPSARTEPPVTSPPSPPPVRASEDLESLVELTPEQALYGTTVELTLDGGMVVELDTPPLAGDGWRLRLEGVAAGGCDHFLQLRVVTPEGLRIDGLRVHYRLELFPPDAALGCAVDVPTLDGPVTLQVPPGSSSGRLLRLRDRGLEMDDRRGDQLVEIVIVIPADLGDAERALYRRLQELALEADGL
- the dnaK gene encoding molecular chaperone DnaK, with amino-acid sequence MGRIVGIDLGTTNSVVAVLEAGRPQVIANAEGGRTTPSVVGYSKDQELLVGQLARRQLVLSPRNTFSNLKRFVGREWDELDDSSLTVPYTVRANDRGQVRIPCPLTEREYAPEELVASIIRKLVDDASTYLGETVEAAVITVPAYFNDAQRQATRDAGRLAGISVERILNEPTSAALAYGFDRSAVRRVLVFDLGGGTFDVSLLRIANGVFDVKSTNGDTQLGGNDFDQRIVNWMADAFLKEHEIDLRRDRQALQRLTEAAEKAKQELSGVLSTPISLPFIATGPEGPLHIETSLDRSTFESLCPDLLDRLLSPVQAALRDSGWAADDVDDVVLVGGATRMPMVQQLVRTLVPLDPCQSVNPDEVVAIGAAVQAGILTGELRDLLLNDVTPLSLGLETVGGLMKVLIPRNTPIPVRQSDVFSTSEANQSSVEIHVWQGERQMASDNKSLGRFRLSGIPPAPRGVPQVQVAFDIDANGLLQVSATDRTTGRKQSVSIQGGSNLNEDEVQALLAEAEARADEDRRVRKQVERRNRSQTLVAQAERRLRDAALEFGPYGAERQQRAVEMAMRDVQDCLDQENLQDLDLATSGLEEALFGLNRRLSAERQVDSNPLQGIRNTLGSLKDELFSDDDWEDDPWANSGRPPARSRGMSRRDLDPWDDDFRR
- the pstC gene encoding phosphate ABC transporter permease subunit PstC — its product is MSSGADQLYRLRHRPPSERLVDIGFKNVVVILASMVALILFAILLVVFLGGLESMGRYGWSFLTTSNWNPVDDEYGAAAAIYGTLVTSFLSLLIAVPLGVGTAIFITENIIPRAIRQVIGVMVELLAAIPSVVLGLWAIFVMEPFIRPALDLLHTLLWWLPFFSTPPMGPGTMPAVLILVVMILPIITAISRDSLNQVPTKLRQAAYGIGTTRWGAILNVILPAAISGIVGGVMLALGRAMGETMAVTMIIGNSNNFNLSLLAPGNTIASMLANQFGEADGSQVSSLMYAAFVLIVMTLAVNIIAQWMVRRLSLKY
- the pstA gene encoding phosphate ABC transporter permease PstA; translated protein: MVTISQTQSINKRTDLTYKPDIKRNIISRILTILAGLFSTVSVLPLILVLGYVLLKGASKISLTLLTELPPPPGLDGGGIGNALVGTFVVTAVAALVAIPIGVGGGIYLAEYSRSGPFAQFIRFGTNVLSGIPSIIAGVFIYGTIVTSRIVFGNAYSALAGGMALAILMLPTVIKTTDEGLKLVPNDLRRASLGVGASRFMTIIRVTLPSAFTPIATGIVLAIARAAGETAPLIFTALFSQFWPDSLFNPIATLSVLIYNFANMPYDAQIELAWAASFVLVALVLILNLFSRWLARFASR